A genomic window from Candidatus Kouleothrix ribensis includes:
- a CDS encoding exo-alpha-sialidase: MSNLRQPRMVRIISGMVAIVLITVSALVIAWQAGAPAGRESFATLMRERGLRNPRLPIAYVREKFEHGGEATREILAGPAQEAYDDRAYPSNFISLDQSMAAAQAYRTVERRSGVNAGAAPALQAGASWKELGPITPLVPGEVTYTGRPTTNSGRVTALAVGPACAAGQCTLYVGAAGGGIWKSNNALAAKPTWQPSSNGIPSNAIGTVIIDPTDASGTTLYVGTGEPNGSSDSEAGVGLYKSTDAGASWQLVPGSLAAAKDRAISTIVVDPSDPNHLYIGTAVARHGLSSVSGGRFTPPNAPQIGLYESTDGGATFTLAFSQEADVVNPGSANGSDFFSGGVTDLALDPRDPDTLYVGLFNYGVWRRSARLDGNTEFHQIFAPAAPDALGERISFAVTAKGAATRIYLGVGSAQEADDQGNTTVGATLWRVDEANVPAADLLASQAGSGTGWIELSNPTNGEAGFASFDFCSAQCSYDMFVASPPGHPDEVWIGGQMQYGELVAFGSPNPRSNGRAVQRSTDGGASFTDMTDDARTPPEGMHPDQHAIVFAPNDSGVAFIGSDGGVVRTNGKYTDRSSLCAARGLAGADLADCLSWLKAVPVQIDSLNDGLATLQFQSVSVNARNAPNDLIGGTQDNGTWAFSGSPTWFESVGGDGGQSGIDAGNPKIRMHSYYNPQHDVNFRGNDPTGWNWVSDPLLASGEASSFYVPLISDPRVSGSWFVGLQHVWRTKDNGGSQAFLEQHCNELTGDFAVACGDWEPLGGPEGAGTAGDLVSPLYGADKGGSYVVAVERARGDRGTLWVATRRGRLFVSKNADAANAASVAFTRIDSASTPTRFISGVAVDRTNPNHAWVSFSGYNAYATAAGTALGHVFEVTYDPATGTATWKDLSFDIGDQPITDVVHDYNSGDLFASTDFGVLRLAKGSTSWVTAAPGLPPVAVYGITVSPAARTLFAATHGRGVWRLRLK, translated from the coding sequence ATGTCGAATCTACGGCAGCCAAGGATGGTTCGGATTATCAGTGGGATGGTGGCAATCGTCCTGATCACCGTCAGCGCGCTGGTGATTGCCTGGCAGGCTGGCGCGCCCGCAGGGCGCGAGAGCTTCGCAACGCTGATGCGCGAGCGCGGCCTGCGCAACCCGCGCTTACCGATCGCCTATGTGCGCGAGAAGTTCGAGCATGGTGGCGAGGCCACGCGCGAGATCCTGGCCGGGCCGGCGCAAGAGGCGTATGATGACCGCGCCTACCCGAGCAATTTCATCAGCCTCGACCAGAGCATGGCCGCGGCCCAGGCGTATCGTACTGTCGAGCGGCGCAGCGGCGTGAATGCCGGGGCTGCCCCCGCGCTCCAGGCCGGCGCCAGCTGGAAGGAGCTTGGCCCGATCACGCCGCTGGTGCCCGGCGAGGTGACCTACACCGGCCGCCCCACCACCAACTCCGGCCGCGTCACGGCGCTGGCAGTTGGGCCGGCCTGTGCGGCCGGGCAGTGTACGCTGTACGTTGGCGCGGCTGGCGGCGGCATCTGGAAGAGCAATAACGCGCTGGCGGCCAAGCCAACCTGGCAGCCGTCGTCGAATGGCATCCCCTCGAACGCGATCGGCACAGTAATCATCGACCCAACCGACGCCAGCGGTACGACGCTGTATGTCGGCACCGGCGAGCCGAACGGATCGAGCGATTCGGAGGCCGGCGTCGGGCTGTATAAGTCGACCGACGCGGGCGCCAGCTGGCAGCTGGTGCCTGGTAGCCTGGCCGCCGCCAAGGATCGCGCGATCTCGACGATTGTGGTCGACCCGAGCGATCCGAATCACCTGTACATCGGCACGGCGGTCGCGCGCCATGGCTTGTCGTCGGTCAGCGGCGGGCGCTTTACCCCGCCCAATGCCCCGCAGATCGGGCTGTACGAAAGCACCGACGGCGGCGCCACGTTCACATTGGCCTTCAGCCAGGAGGCCGACGTGGTGAACCCTGGCTCGGCCAACGGGTCGGATTTCTTTAGCGGCGGCGTGACCGACCTTGCGCTCGACCCGCGCGACCCCGATACGCTCTACGTCGGCCTGTTCAACTATGGGGTCTGGCGGCGCTCGGCGCGCCTCGACGGCAACACCGAGTTCCACCAGATCTTCGCGCCAGCCGCACCGGATGCGCTGGGTGAGCGGATCAGCTTCGCTGTGACGGCCAAGGGCGCTGCGACGCGCATCTACCTCGGCGTCGGCTCGGCCCAGGAGGCCGACGATCAGGGCAACACGACAGTCGGCGCGACGCTCTGGCGCGTCGATGAGGCGAATGTGCCTGCGGCTGATCTGCTGGCCTCGCAGGCCGGCAGCGGCACGGGCTGGATCGAGCTTTCGAACCCGACCAATGGCGAGGCCGGCTTCGCCTCGTTCGACTTCTGTAGCGCGCAGTGCTCATACGATATGTTCGTGGCATCGCCGCCCGGCCACCCCGACGAAGTCTGGATCGGCGGGCAGATGCAGTATGGCGAGCTGGTGGCGTTCGGTTCGCCCAACCCGCGCTCGAATGGCCGCGCGGTGCAGCGCTCGACCGATGGCGGCGCGAGCTTCACCGATATGACCGACGACGCGCGCACGCCACCCGAGGGTATGCACCCCGACCAGCACGCGATCGTGTTTGCGCCGAACGATTCCGGTGTGGCCTTCATTGGCTCGGACGGCGGCGTGGTGCGTACCAACGGCAAGTACACCGACCGCTCGAGCCTGTGCGCTGCGCGCGGCCTGGCCGGCGCCGACCTGGCCGACTGCCTGAGCTGGCTGAAGGCGGTGCCGGTGCAGATCGACAGCCTGAACGACGGGTTGGCGACGCTCCAGTTCCAGAGCGTGTCGGTCAATGCGCGCAACGCGCCGAACGACCTGATCGGCGGTACGCAGGATAACGGCACCTGGGCCTTCAGCGGATCGCCGACATGGTTCGAGTCGGTCGGCGGCGATGGTGGCCAGTCGGGCATTGATGCCGGTAACCCGAAGATTCGCATGCACTCATACTATAACCCGCAGCACGATGTGAACTTCCGCGGCAACGACCCAACCGGCTGGAACTGGGTCTCTGACCCGTTGCTGGCCAGCGGCGAGGCCTCGTCGTTCTACGTGCCGCTGATCAGCGACCCGCGCGTGAGCGGCAGCTGGTTCGTAGGCCTGCAGCATGTCTGGCGCACCAAAGACAACGGCGGTAGCCAGGCGTTCCTCGAGCAGCACTGCAACGAGCTGACCGGCGACTTTGCGGTGGCCTGCGGCGACTGGGAGCCGCTGGGTGGGCCGGAGGGCGCGGGCACAGCCGGCGACCTGGTCAGTCCGCTGTATGGCGCCGACAAGGGCGGCTCGTATGTCGTCGCGGTTGAGCGCGCGCGCGGCGACCGCGGCACGCTGTGGGTTGCCACGCGCCGCGGCCGGCTGTTCGTCAGCAAGAATGCTGATGCGGCCAATGCCGCCAGCGTGGCCTTCACGCGCATCGACAGCGCCAGCACGCCGACGCGCTTCATCAGTGGCGTCGCGGTCGATCGCACCAACCCGAACCATGCCTGGGTTTCGTTCTCGGGCTACAACGCCTACGCCACCGCCGCCGGCACCGCGCTCGGCCACGTGTTCGAGGTGACGTACGACCCGGCTACGGGCACGGCCACATGGAAAGACCTTAGCTTCGATATCGGCGATCAGCCGATTACCGATGTCGTACACGACTACAACAGCGGCGACCTGTTTGCCTCGACCGATTTCGGTGTGCTGCGGCTGGCCAAGGGCAGCACCAGCTGGGTTACCGCCGCGCCGGGGCTGCCGCCGGTGGCGGTGTATGGCATTACGGTATCGCCGGCCGCGCGCACGCTGTTTGCCGCAACCCATGGCCGTGGGGTATGGCGGCTGCGGCTCAAATAA
- a CDS encoding RDD family protein: MDDRYTIDTPENIEFAYEIAGIGSRFLAAIVDTLLIGIAEVVIVLLISLILASTERFADTAGSLLLAAGTLLAFIVLWGYYIAFELLWNGQSPGKRLIGLRVVREGGRPVTFVGSAIRNLIRIADFLPAFYGIGVVVMFIDRRARRLGDLAGGTLVVKERRGITLDSLTAPGAAPLPSPHDPGTPAIPNIDLVSDQEYTLVQEFLRRRSELGREPRARLGTQLAAGLQARLSLPAIGDPEQFLQEVVRSYQQLKRQQPEL, encoded by the coding sequence ATGGATGACCGCTACACGATCGATACCCCCGAGAATATCGAGTTTGCCTACGAAATCGCCGGGATTGGCTCGCGCTTTCTGGCGGCGATCGTCGATACCCTGCTGATCGGCATCGCCGAGGTGGTGATTGTGCTGCTGATCAGCCTGATCCTCGCTTCGACCGAGCGCTTTGCCGATACCGCCGGCAGCCTGCTGCTGGCGGCCGGCACGCTGCTGGCCTTCATTGTGCTGTGGGGCTACTACATTGCCTTCGAGCTGCTGTGGAACGGCCAGAGCCCCGGCAAGCGCCTGATTGGCCTGCGCGTGGTGCGCGAGGGCGGCCGCCCGGTCACCTTCGTCGGCTCGGCCATCCGCAACCTCATCCGCATCGCCGATTTCCTGCCGGCGTTCTACGGCATTGGTGTGGTGGTGATGTTCATCGATCGGCGCGCGCGGCGGCTGGGCGACCTGGCCGGTGGAACGCTAGTTGTTAAAGAGCGCCGCGGGATTACGCTCGATAGCCTGACCGCGCCAGGCGCCGCGCCGCTGCCCAGCCCGCACGATCCGGGCACGCCAGCCATACCGAATATCGATCTGGTCAGCGACCAGGAGTACACGCTGGTGCAGGAATTCTTGCGGCGGCGCAGCGAGCTTGGGCGCGAGCCGCGCGCGCGCCTGGGCACGCAGCTGGCGGCCGGCCTCCAGGCACGCCTGAGCCTTCCGGCGATCGGCGATCCCGAGCAATTTCTCCAGGAAGTCGTGCGCAGCTACCAACAGCTCAAGCGCCAGCAGCCCGAGCTTTAG
- a CDS encoding histidine phosphatase family protein yields MKTTFYLIRHGETDWNVTGRWQGHADIPLNAIGRAQARRLAARVRDQGPLFDALFSSDLQRAWETAATLADAIDLAPQPLPQLREIDVGSWSGLTGTQVRARDGETYERIQSGEDLARGGGERFLDLYTRVVAAIEQLADEQGQKQIAVVTHGGPVRALLLHAARDKRGVNPYRLHIGNTAITVVTREAGRWDFGPINDMAHLEASPQAHDMMSAPPDDTERP; encoded by the coding sequence GTGAAAACAACCTTTTACCTGATCCGCCACGGCGAAACCGATTGGAACGTGACCGGGCGCTGGCAGGGTCACGCCGACATACCGCTCAACGCGATCGGCCGTGCCCAGGCGCGCCGGCTGGCCGCGCGGGTGCGCGACCAGGGGCCGCTCTTCGACGCTCTGTTCAGCAGCGATCTGCAGCGCGCCTGGGAGACGGCCGCGACCCTGGCCGATGCGATCGACCTGGCGCCCCAGCCGCTGCCGCAACTGCGCGAGATCGATGTTGGTAGCTGGAGCGGCCTGACCGGCACACAGGTGCGCGCGCGCGACGGCGAAACCTACGAGCGCATCCAGTCGGGCGAAGACCTGGCGCGCGGCGGCGGCGAGCGCTTCCTCGACCTGTACACACGCGTGGTCGCGGCGATCGAGCAGCTGGCCGACGAGCAGGGCCAGAAGCAGATCGCGGTGGTGACGCACGGCGGCCCCGTACGCGCGCTGCTGCTGCACGCCGCCCGCGACAAGCGCGGCGTCAACCCGTACCGCCTGCACATCGGCAATACCGCCATCACCGTGGTGACGCGCGAGGCCGGCCGCTGGGATTTCGGGCCGATCAACGATATGGCGCACCTCGAGGCCAGCCCACAAGCGCACGACATGATGTCGGCCCCACCCGACGACACCGAGCGCCCCTGA